GCCTGAGCTGCTGCCAGGCGGGCAACCGGAACGCGAGGAGGTGAGCAGGAAACGTAGTTCAAACCAACACCGTGGAAGAACTTGATCGATGCAGGATCACCACCGTGCTCGCCGCAGACACCAAGTTTGATGTTCTTACGGGTTGAGCGGCCACCTTCGACGCCGAGTTCCACGAGCTTGCCAACGCCGGCCTGATCAATGCTGGCGAATGGATTTTGTGGAAGGATGTCGAGTTCCTTGTAATCACCGAGGAAAGCGCCAGCGTCGTCACGGCTCATACCAAGTGTGGTCTGAGTGAGGTCGTTGGTGCCAAAGCTGAAGAATTCAGCCGTTTCAGCGATTTCTGCAGAACGGACTGCCGCACGTGGGATTTCAACCATGGTTCCGACCAGATACTTGATCTTAACCTTCTTGGCTTCCATCACTTCGGCTGCAACCTTGTGGATCAAGTCCGACTGGAGCTTCAGTTCCTTGGCGAAACCAACGAGTGGGACCATAACCTCGACATTGACGTCGACTTTCTTCTTGGCATTGAGGCAGGCTGCTGCCGCTTCGAAGATCGCACGTGCCTGCATTTCGGTGATTTCCGGATAAGAAATACCGAGGCGGCAACCGCGGTGGCCGAGCATTGGGTTCTCCTCGTGAAGGCTGGCGATACGTGCCGTCAGAACTTCCGGCGTTATATTCAGAGCCTCGGCGACTGCACGGCGTGCCGCATCATCATTTGGCAGGAATTCGTGCAAAGGTGGATCGAGCAAACGAACGGTTACAGGGCGGCCACCCATGGCCTTGAAGAGACCGGTGAAATCCTTGCGCTGGAACGGCAGGAGCTTTTTCAGTGCCTTGCGGCGCTCAGTTTCGTCTCCAGCCAGGATCATTTGACGCATAAATGTAATGCGGTCACCTTCGAAGAACATGTGCTCCGTGCGGCAAAGACCGATACCTTCAGCACCGAATGCCACAGCTGAAGTAGCCTGTGCAGGAGTATCCGCGTTGGTGCGAACACCGAGCTTACGATACTTGTCTGCCCACTTCATCACAGAATCGAACATCTGGAAGGTGTAGCTCTTGGCTGGCTTCAGCTTGCCATTGAGCACCTGATCGACTTCGGATGGAGCTGTTGGAATCTGACCTGCGAAGATTTCACCGGTGGTTCCGTCAATCGAGATGTAATCATCTTCCTTGAGGACGGTCTTGCCGACTCTGAGAGTCTTTTTCGCGTAATCAATTTCAACATCGGCTGCGCCACAGACGCAAACCTTGCCCATTTGGCGGGCAACGAGAGCAGCGTGAGAGGATACTCCACCGCGGCTGGTGAGAATACCTTCCGAAGCAATCATGCCGCGTAGGTCTTCCGGTGAGGTTTCAACACGGCAAAGAACGCACTTAACGCCGTCTTCGGCGTGACGTTCAGCTGCTGCGGCTGAGAAAACAATATGACCGGTTGCTGCACCTGGACCTGCTGGGAGACCAACAGTTAGCGGTTTGGCCTTCTTCGCTGCAGCTGCATCAAAAACAGGAACCAACAGGCTGCTGATTGAATCAGCAGGAATGCGCTGGACTGCAGTCTTCTCGTTGATGAGTCTTTCCTTGACCATTTCCGCAGCGATACGAACAGCGGCGAGGCCGGTGCGCTTACCATTACGAGTCTGGAGCATGTAAAGAACGGTGTCTTCGATTGTGAATTCGAAGTCCTGCATGTCCTTAAAGTGCTTCTCCAGCTTGGCGCAGACTTTGACGAGTTCCGCGTGAGACTTGGGCATCTCATCTGCGAGCATTGCGATCGGATTTGGTGTGCGAACACCAGCGACGACGTCTTCGCCCTGGGCATTGATCAGATATTCGCCGTAGAATACCTTTTCACCATTGGCTGGGTCACGTGTGAACGCCACACCAGTTGCGCAGCTGTCGCCCATGTTACCAAAGACCATGGCCTGGACATTAACAGCGGTGCCCCATTCGGCAGAGATGTTATATTTCTGGCGGTAGATGGTCGCGCGCTCGTTCTGCCATGAGGAGAAAACGGCTCCGACTGCGCCCCAAAGCTGCTCGTAGACATCCTGAGGGAAAGCTCCCTTGGTCTTTTTCTTAATGAGAGCCTTGTAGCGTTTGATCAATTCCTTCAGGTCGTCAACAGTGAGGTCGTTATCCTCTGAAGCTTTAACCTCTTTCTTGAGCTGCGACATGACTTCGTCGAAAGGCTCATGGTCGTTTTCAGACTCAGGCTGAACACCCATGACAACGTCACCATACATCTGGATAAAGCGACGGTAGCAATCGTAGGCGAAACGCTCGTTGCCGGACTTTTGGGCCAGGGCTTCAACGGTTTCGTCATTCAGGCCAAGATTCAAAATTGTGTCCATCATACCAGGCATCGATTCGCGAGCACCGGAACGAACGGAAAAGAGAAGTGGGTTTTTGGTATCACCAAATTTCTTCCCAAGCTGTTTCTCAACAGTGGTAACAGCCGCCTTGACTTCTTTGGCAAGAGTCTTCGGGTAGCTGCGCTTGTGGTCGTAGAAGTATGTGCATACTTCTGTAGTGATGGTGAAGCCAGGAGGCACCGGTAGTCCGATGCGCGCCATTTCGGCTAGGTTGGCACCTTTTCCGCCGAGTAACTCCTTCATTTTGGAATCACCGTCGGTCTTCTTGCCGAATTCGTAAACGTATTGAATTTTACCTGCACGTTTCTTTGCAGATTTTTTAGCTTTCGTAGCCATCCTGTTTTATTCGATTTTGGTTTTCTGTTAATTGGGCTTTCGGATTTTGTTTCCGATTGCCCGCGGGGCGCGTCCCATTGAGAAAGCGGAATAGGAAAGGTATAGGTTTTTTCGTTGTCAATGTGCAAAAGCACTTTCCACGGTCATAAATCGAATAAATCTTTCGAACATTCGAAATTAATCGAAAACTGTGCATCAAGCGGCGCTGAGAAATTTGATTGAATGGCAAATCGATTCTGATCGCAAAGCGACTCAAAGTGGGCGAGATTCTAGCTTTTAACAGGGTTTACTTAAGATGATTTCAAATGACGTACGCGACATCGGTTGTTTTTTGTAAGCTCGGTCCAGTCAATTTAGGAGCATTTGAATTGTCTACTGCCCCATTATTTAAAAATATCGATTCAGCATTCCTTTGTTAGTTCTCTTAATGGTTGGTAGTCATGGATAAACGTAGCGGAATACTGGCGGCTGGAAACTGGATCATCGATCATGTAAAGGTTATTGATCGATGGCCTGAGCAGGATGGTATTGCTTGTATTATCGAACAATCAGAAGGCAATGGTGGTTTTCCTTATAACATCCTTAAAGATTTGGCGAAGCTCGAGCCAGCGTTGCCATTAGCTGCCGCTGGTCTTTTGGGAGATGACGCCAATGGCCGTCATATCATCCGTGATTGCCAAAAAGATGGGATTGATACCTCTCGCTTTCAATTTTCAGTGGATACACCGACCTCTTATACTGATGTCATGACAGTTCGGGAGAGTGGGCGACGGACGTTTTTCCACCAGCGAGGCTCGAATGCTTTATTATCTTCCGAGCATATCGATCTTGAGACCAGTTCAGCGAAAATCTTCGCCATGGGCTACTTTGGGCTTCTCGATTCCCTTGATGCTTTGGACGAAAATGGCAAAAATGGACATGTTGCTATTTTTGAACAAGCCTCCAACCTTGGGATGATTACCTGTGCGGATCTCACAAGTGTGCATTGCGATTTTCCTCCTATTGTGAATCCAAGTCTGCCTCATATCGACATTTTGATGTTAAACGAGTGGGAGGCGACGCAATTGACGGGCATGGAATCAGGATCTAATGATTTGATCAGCATTTCCCATATTGAATTGCAAGCCAGAGAAATACTGACACGTGGCGTCCGTAGGGCGGTAGCGATCCATTTCAGTACAGGCGTTGTGGTTGTATCTGCCTCGGGTAAATGCCATCTTCAGGGAGCTTTGAATGTTCCCTCCGATTGCATACGAGGAGCTGCCGGGGCTGGAGATGCATTCTGCGCAGGTTTCCTCTACGGTATTCACGAGGATTGGTCTTTGCCAGAATGTTCACGTCTGGGCGTCTGCACGGCCGGGGCATCGTTAGGAGCCGCGACATGCTCCGATACGGTGCGTCCATGGGATGCATGTCTTGAGTTGGGCGAGAGATGGGGATACAAGGTAGTCTGTGAAGAATGAGCCAATGCCCTAATCATCACAGTCACTGCTGCCGCAGTTGTCGATGTAAGCGTAGAGTACGGCAGAAAGAGCATCCCAATCACTGTCGCTGAAGCGACTCTCATCATTTTTATCAGGGTCAAAGTACTGTTGTATGTCGGATACTACATCGCATAAGTCTTCGCAGACGTCGATAACATCAGCAGAAAGATGAAAGTTAACGACCCAAATATCACCTGCATCATCTGAGCCATCCATATCTGTTTTCCATTTTCTATCAGAATAATTGCCATCGGAGTCTGTTACTAATCCAAAGCTGGAAAGATCAACACCACTGGTTATACCAATAAAAGCGAGATTGGCACCACTGTCGTAGCCTTGATCAAGGTGTATATGAGTTATTGAGGCATTTTCTACAGGAAGTTTGAGTGAAATGTACTCTGTGTCTTCGTATGAGTAATAAACTGTATCGAATTTTACGGTTGTTTCAGCGCTTTCACCATTATCATGATCTTCCATATATCCCCTGTGTTTTTTATATTTTTGGGTGGAGCCATTATTTAAATAAAGATCAAGCTCTCCTGAGTTATTCGTATAATAATAAGAGTCTGAAGACCCTTTTTTCTTACCTCTACTTTCCATATTGCTGGTCTTGATACTCCCATAGAAATATAATACAAAATAATCTCCGATTTGATAAAGCTTAATGTAGACATCGTCATTGCCATGCGCAAAATTGCTGAATAGGCCAAGCTTGAAGACGAGTAGAGCAATGAGTAACTTTGGTAATTTCATGAGAAGGGGTAGGGTTGATTGCGGCTAAAGAAACTTTGTATTCACTGTATATTATCCTGGGCTTGGCTATCAAGTAAATTCGGTTATTTTTTCTTAATTTTACGTTTTATTCATCTTATATTCATCTGGGAGTAGGCCGAGTTTTACCTTATCGGACTGGACTGATTTTTGTGCTAAAGTAGACGATTTTTTTAGTAAAAAAATCGCAACTGACGCCAAAAACCAGCCAGTTGTTAAAGGTGAGATTCAGGTGTCAGTTTGCTTCGTCAGAAATCGGATCGTGGACCTGAGGTCCGTTTATCAAATTGCCTCTTTTTCTTTCGCTCTTCAGGTTTCAGAGTCCATGTTTGCAATAGGCTCTTATTGTGACTTATGGGGTGATCAGAATATCTAAGGTTTGCGCAAGAGTCTTGGAGCCTTTCCCCAATAGCGCTTTACGGTTTTATTGAAAAGATGAAGATCAGGGATGCCCACTTCGCAGGCTATTTCTTTCACTGGAAGATTGGTTCCTTGAAGGAGATGAATTGCATGCTCCATCCGGCGTTGCCGAATATACCCAACAATTGTTGAACTTGCATGAGTGCGAAACATGCGCCGCAGGCTGCGTTCTGAACTTCCGGATATGCTAACGATTTCGGAGATAGAGATGCTATTTGTGAGGTTTAGCTCGATCCATTCCATTGCTCGTTTAAGTGAGGGGTGAATCACCTCTGGGCTTTCGCTTTGGCTATCAACTGCCTTGAGTTCATCGAATTTAAGTAGGAGTTGCCATAGGGTAACACTCGCAAGAAGTGGATTGCGTGCCTGGCAGCGAATCATTGATAGGAATGGCTCTTCCATTGCTGTTGCCTGATCTCCAGCCGCTCGGAAAAGAGGATACCTTTTCGGTAAATCGTTCAACCCCTTTGGGTAGAGGAAGTGGGTGAACAGGTGGTGTGATTTTCCATAATATTGAAAGTATCGTTTAACGCCTGGAGGAATCAAACCGATGATTCCATTTGATAGCTGAAAAGCGGTTTCGTCCAGATGGAGTTGCCCGGGATATTTAAAAAAGAGCAACGACCAGTGGTCCGGCATGAGGAAGGTCTTAGGCTTGTCTGTGAAGGGAGCGAACCCCGACATTATATCCCGAGGGAGGGAATCAAAATGATGATTTTCAGAAAATTCCATGGCCGATATATACCAATAAATATAAATGTGGGCAATTGATATATAGCGATGGGTTTGCTACACTTTCTTTATCATGACGATATGTCCTGATTTTTAACTCCTATTGGAACGAGTAAACTTGAATGAAGAAACCAAACATAGTTTATATTCTAGCTGATGACCTTGGTTACGGTGATATCTCCGTCAATAATCCTGGTTCAAAGATAAACACTTCACATATCGATACTGTGGCTGAGGCTGGAATTCGTTTTACAGAGGCGCATTCAAGCTCGGCAGTATGCACGCCAACGCGTTACAGTATTTTAACAGGACGCTATTGCTGGCGAACAATGCTGAAACAGGGCGTGGTTGGCGGCTACTGCCCTCATTTGATTGATCCTGAAAGAACAACGGTAGCGTCGTTCTTGAAAGCACAAGGTTATGACACGGCGTGCATTGGCAAGTGGCATCTAGGTATGGATTGGGTCAAGAAAGGGGATGAATACTGGAGTGTCGATTTTGGACAAGCTATTAGCAATGGGCCCAATAGCGTTGGCTTTGATTATTATTACGGTATAAGTGCATCACTGGACATGCCACCGTATGCTTACATTGAAAATGATAGGGTGACTGAAATTCCGGATCAGCTTTCTAAAAATGATGACTCCAAAGAGTTCTGGCGAGAGGGTATGTGTGCGCCCGGATTTAGCCACATTGAGGTATTGCCGCATATCACTGAAAAGGCATGTAAATTTATTCAAGAGCATGAAAACGCAGATCGACCTTACTTTCTGTATTTTCCTTTACCTGCGCCACATGGTCCGATTCTTCCACTTGAACAATTCGTTGGAAAAAGTAATACGAACTCTTATGGAGACTTTGTTCTTCAGGTCGATGCTGTTGTGGGGCAGATTGTTCAAACTTTAAAGGACACCAATCAGTTTGAGAATACGATCGTGGTTTTTACCAGCGATAATGGCTGTTCACCTGTGGCTGACTTTGAGGAATTGAAAGAAGCGGGTCATCATCCAAGTTACCATTTTCGTGGTCATAAGGCAGACATATTTGAAGGCGGGCATCACGTTCCGCTTGTAATGTCATGGCCGGAAGGGATCAAAGCCAATTCACTTTCCCATGAAATTGTTTGTTTGAGTGATCTTCTTGCAACGTGCGCAGGGATTCTCGATGTTACTTTGCCGGACAATGCTGGGGAGGATAGTTTCGATTTGAGTCCGATTTTTAGAGGAGAATCTGAAAACATTCGAACTCGTTCATCCGTAATCACTCATTCTGTTAATGGTTCGTTTGCAATTCAACGTGGCAGATGGAAGTTGGAGATGTGCCCGGACTCTGGTGGTTGGAGTGACCCGCGACCAGGCTGTGAAGAGAGTGATACTTTACCTGCCATTCAGCTCTATGATTTGGAGCAGGATGTCGGTGAGCGAAATAATATCTACACAGATCATCCGGATGTGGTTTTGTCTTTGCGGAATGAGTTGACTGAGATTATTCGGCGGGGGCGTAGTACATCTGGCTCCAAGCAGGCAAACGACGGCGAAGTCTGGTGGGAACAATTGAATTGGATTGAAGCTGATCAATCACAAATGCCTAAGCAAGGCTGGGGCGCGACGGTCGTGAAGGGTTGCTTTTGATCAAGTGATTCAAAATCTAGTACCAAGGGAGATATTTGAACTTCCGACCAAAAGCTTATGAGTCCTTCGGTTGATGTGATCTAGTTCTTTCCTGTTCTGCCCTTGGTATTTCTTTTTTTCTTAAAGTCTTTCTATCTCAGAACCAAATTGGGGGCAAATATGCGGCCTCGATTAGTTGGATCACCTAGCGGTAGAAAGAAGTTAATGATTCCTCAGGTTTCCCAACATTGGCTACTTTGGCAGGATTCGTTTTTCACATGGCTTGGTAAGCTGTTATCTCATGCTGAGGAATGTCTCCTATCTGAAGCATGTGCTGCTCGAGTCTTCGTTGCATTCGATCCACAACCTTACTGTAATCTAGATCTTCGTATAAATTAAAGAGTTCAAGCGGGTCTTTTTCGAGGTCGAACAGCTCCCACTCTTTTCGTTTGTCACCTTCGCATGCGCCAGGCTCGTCTAGACTCTCGTTATACCAATATACGATCTTGTACCGCTTATCGCGGATGCCGTAGTGCGCCGCAACATTGTGTGCTTCGTCACGATTCATCCAATAACGGTGGTAGGCGATATCTGTCCAATCGTTAGGCGTTGCGCCTGAGAGGTTCGATCTAAAACTCCTTCCCTGCATGTAGTTTGGCACCGTACAATCTGCGTAATCGAGCCATGTGGGGGCGAAATCAACATTACTGATCATGTCTTTGTTTACGCTCCCAGCTTGTATTTCCCGTGGGTAGCGAACGAGAAACGGCATTTGGAAGCTCTGCTCGTAGATGAGGCGTTTGTCGAACCAGCCGTGCTCGCCGAGGTAGAATCCCTGGTCTGATGTATAGATGACAACAGTGTCATCAAGGATGCCTTCAGATTCGAGATGATCCAGCATTCGACCAACATTCTCGTCGATGCTGTGCACCGTCTGTAGGTATTTGCGCATATAGCGCTGATATTTAAAACGACCCAATTCCTCCTGTGTTGAGAACGTGAAAGCTTCACCAGTTAGCTTACATTCTAATGAGAAATTCGGAAGCTCGGAATCACTTGGATAGGGGATCTTGTCTCCATAGTAACGTCCACTAATCGATTCAGTGGGTTCGACCAGATCAAGA
The Rubellicoccus peritrichatus DNA segment above includes these coding regions:
- the ppdK gene encoding pyruvate, phosphate dikinase translates to MATKAKKSAKKRAGKIQYVYEFGKKTDGDSKMKELLGGKGANLAEMARIGLPVPPGFTITTEVCTYFYDHKRSYPKTLAKEVKAAVTTVEKQLGKKFGDTKNPLLFSVRSGARESMPGMMDTILNLGLNDETVEALAQKSGNERFAYDCYRRFIQMYGDVVMGVQPESENDHEPFDEVMSQLKKEVKASEDNDLTVDDLKELIKRYKALIKKKTKGAFPQDVYEQLWGAVGAVFSSWQNERATIYRQKYNISAEWGTAVNVQAMVFGNMGDSCATGVAFTRDPANGEKVFYGEYLINAQGEDVVAGVRTPNPIAMLADEMPKSHAELVKVCAKLEKHFKDMQDFEFTIEDTVLYMLQTRNGKRTGLAAVRIAAEMVKERLINEKTAVQRIPADSISSLLVPVFDAAAAKKAKPLTVGLPAGPGAATGHIVFSAAAAERHAEDGVKCVLCRVETSPEDLRGMIASEGILTSRGGVSSHAALVARQMGKVCVCGAADVEIDYAKKTLRVGKTVLKEDDYISIDGTTGEIFAGQIPTAPSEVDQVLNGKLKPAKSYTFQMFDSVMKWADKYRKLGVRTNADTPAQATSAVAFGAEGIGLCRTEHMFFEGDRITFMRQMILAGDETERRKALKKLLPFQRKDFTGLFKAMGGRPVTVRLLDPPLHEFLPNDDAARRAVAEALNITPEVLTARIASLHEENPMLGHRGCRLGISYPEITEMQARAIFEAAAACLNAKKKVDVNVEVMVPLVGFAKELKLQSDLIHKVAAEVMEAKKVKIKYLVGTMVEIPRAAVRSAEIAETAEFFSFGTNDLTQTTLGMSRDDAGAFLGDYKELDILPQNPFASIDQAGVGKLVELGVEGGRSTRKNIKLGVCGEHGGDPASIKFFHGVGLNYVSCSPPRVPVARLAAAQAALA
- a CDS encoding carbohydrate kinase family protein, whose translation is MDKRSGILAAGNWIIDHVKVIDRWPEQDGIACIIEQSEGNGGFPYNILKDLAKLEPALPLAAAGLLGDDANGRHIIRDCQKDGIDTSRFQFSVDTPTSYTDVMTVRESGRRTFFHQRGSNALLSSEHIDLETSSAKIFAMGYFGLLDSLDALDENGKNGHVAIFEQASNLGMITCADLTSVHCDFPPIVNPSLPHIDILMLNEWEATQLTGMESGSNDLISISHIELQAREILTRGVRRAVAIHFSTGVVVVSASGKCHLQGALNVPSDCIRGAAGAGDAFCAGFLYGIHEDWSLPECSRLGVCTAGASLGAATCSDTVRPWDACLELGERWGYKVVCEE
- a CDS encoding helix-turn-helix transcriptional regulator, with protein sequence MSGFAPFTDKPKTFLMPDHWSLLFFKYPGQLHLDETAFQLSNGIIGLIPPGVKRYFQYYGKSHHLFTHFLYPKGLNDLPKRYPLFRAAGDQATAMEEPFLSMIRCQARNPLLASVTLWQLLLKFDELKAVDSQSESPEVIHPSLKRAMEWIELNLTNSISISEIVSISGSSERSLRRMFRTHASSTIVGYIRQRRMEHAIHLLQGTNLPVKEIACEVGIPDLHLFNKTVKRYWGKAPRLLRKP
- a CDS encoding arylsulfatase, which encodes MKKPNIVYILADDLGYGDISVNNPGSKINTSHIDTVAEAGIRFTEAHSSSAVCTPTRYSILTGRYCWRTMLKQGVVGGYCPHLIDPERTTVASFLKAQGYDTACIGKWHLGMDWVKKGDEYWSVDFGQAISNGPNSVGFDYYYGISASLDMPPYAYIENDRVTEIPDQLSKNDDSKEFWREGMCAPGFSHIEVLPHITEKACKFIQEHENADRPYFLYFPLPAPHGPILPLEQFVGKSNTNSYGDFVLQVDAVVGQIVQTLKDTNQFENTIVVFTSDNGCSPVADFEELKEAGHHPSYHFRGHKADIFEGGHHVPLVMSWPEGIKANSLSHEIVCLSDLLATCAGILDVTLPDNAGEDSFDLSPIFRGESENIRTRSSVITHSVNGSFAIQRGRWKLEMCPDSGGWSDPRPGCEESDTLPAIQLYDLEQDVGERNNIYTDHPDVVLSLRNELTEIIRRGRSTSGSKQANDGEVWWEQLNWIEADQSQMPKQGWGATVVKGCF
- a CDS encoding sulfatase; translated protein: MKRPNILFIMCDDHAAAAISAYGSKVNQTPNIDRLANEGMRLDHCYVTNSICTPSRAAIITGTHNHINRVTTLSASIDNRLPNVAKHLRLGGYQTAIYGKWHLGESERSLPTGFDDWSILPGQGEYCDPDFINPEGSETVEGYVTDIITDKCLKWIDKRDSERPFFLMCHHKAPHRNWEPKAEHRSLYNDEIPFPETFDDDYANRASFIAELEMKVKEDLTYGDLDLVEPTESISGRYYGDKIPYPSDSELPNFSLECKLTGEAFTFSTQEELGRFKYQRYMRKYLQTVHSIDENVGRMLDHLESEGILDDTVVIYTSDQGFYLGEHGWFDKRLIYEQSFQMPFLVRYPREIQAGSVNKDMISNVDFAPTWLDYADCTVPNYMQGRSFRSNLSGATPNDWTDIAYHRYWMNRDEAHNVAAHYGIRDKRYKIVYWYNESLDEPGACEGDKRKEWELFDLEKDPLELFNLYEDLDYSKVVDRMQRRLEQHMLQIGDIPQHEITAYQAM